A window of Corallococcus macrosporus DSM 14697 contains these coding sequences:
- a CDS encoding L,D-transpeptidase family protein: MFEAWQRTAAEAGTDGGVAGTAEAALAPPPLPAPHDATAEDAAVARGEVPALSIDPALDDLAQPEEEEAAPDAEALPLPEQLTVIPDELHPGEELVLGPDGEPLEDMGLVLEDVEPGAEPVGVDVDAGTDLAPHAIPFAPDAGSLRVRRSIVVRQEPRRDAPPVGTVAQDMRVRWRGDTAIRGPDCEAWVQIEPRGWVCERYLEPNFREPRVRELPKLREGELTPGIYARVVGKRVRAYPSLKLARARRRGVLLKGSVSVQLRGQVRIRRKTYWRTTDGQYLEARVLREYRPSSFEGVDADAIAELPPTFAWAQSRTRPTAHVEVRAAPDARAARETVLPPRTLVAVKALSDDGHWVSIAEDHWVARDDLHVAWFSHAPPQVEPGARWLDVDLDAQVLVAYEGERPVYATLISSGKQGTDTPEGLFRIWIKFAEADMTGSGTAGNETYRVATVPWTMFFQDDYALHTAYWHDRFGQPMSHGCVNLSPKDARALYAWAAPQVPVGWSMVHATEDAPGSWVRIRGQARPTGKARKVAVAATRVGAP, from the coding sequence TTGTTCGAGGCCTGGCAGCGCACCGCGGCGGAGGCGGGGACGGACGGCGGCGTGGCGGGCACCGCGGAGGCGGCGCTGGCTCCACCGCCCTTGCCCGCGCCTCACGACGCGACGGCCGAGGACGCGGCAGTGGCGCGCGGTGAGGTGCCCGCACTGAGCATCGACCCCGCGCTGGACGACCTTGCCCAGCCCGAGGAGGAAGAGGCCGCGCCGGACGCCGAGGCGCTCCCCCTCCCCGAGCAGCTCACCGTCATTCCAGACGAACTGCACCCGGGCGAGGAGCTGGTGCTGGGGCCAGACGGCGAGCCGCTCGAGGACATGGGGCTGGTGCTCGAGGACGTGGAGCCCGGCGCGGAGCCGGTGGGCGTCGACGTGGACGCGGGGACGGACCTGGCGCCCCATGCGATTCCCTTCGCGCCGGACGCGGGCTCGCTGCGGGTGCGGCGCTCCATCGTCGTCCGCCAGGAGCCTCGGCGGGACGCGCCGCCGGTGGGCACCGTGGCGCAGGACATGCGCGTGCGTTGGCGGGGGGACACGGCGATACGGGGACCGGACTGCGAGGCCTGGGTGCAGATAGAGCCGCGCGGCTGGGTGTGCGAGCGCTACCTGGAGCCCAACTTCCGGGAGCCCCGCGTGCGGGAGCTCCCGAAGCTCCGCGAAGGCGAGCTCACGCCGGGCATCTACGCCCGCGTCGTGGGCAAGCGCGTGCGCGCCTATCCCAGCCTCAAGCTGGCCCGCGCCCGGCGAAGGGGCGTGCTGTTGAAGGGCTCCGTGTCGGTGCAGCTCCGCGGGCAGGTCCGCATCCGGCGCAAGACGTACTGGCGCACCACCGACGGCCAGTACCTGGAGGCGCGGGTGCTGCGTGAGTACCGGCCCTCCTCCTTCGAGGGCGTGGACGCGGACGCCATCGCCGAGCTGCCGCCGACCTTCGCCTGGGCCCAGTCCCGCACCCGGCCCACCGCCCACGTGGAGGTGCGGGCGGCCCCGGACGCGCGGGCCGCGCGCGAGACGGTGTTGCCGCCGCGCACCCTGGTGGCCGTGAAGGCGCTGTCTGACGACGGGCACTGGGTGAGCATCGCGGAGGACCACTGGGTGGCGCGGGACGACCTGCACGTCGCCTGGTTCTCCCACGCGCCGCCGCAGGTGGAGCCCGGGGCCCGCTGGCTGGACGTGGACCTGGATGCGCAGGTGCTGGTGGCCTACGAGGGCGAGCGGCCGGTGTACGCGACGCTCATCTCCTCGGGGAAGCAGGGCACGGACACGCCGGAGGGCCTGTTCCGCATCTGGATAAAGTTCGCGGAGGCCGACATGACGGGCAGCGGCACCGCGGGCAATGAGACGTACCGCGTGGCCACGGTGCCCTGGACCATGTTCTTCCAGGACGACTACGCGCTGCACACGGCCTACTGGCATGACCGCTTCGGCCAGCCCATGAGCCACGGCTGCGTCAACCTGTCACCCAAGGACGCCCGCGCCCTCTACGCGTGGGCCGCGCCGCAGGTGCCCGTGGGCTGGTCCATGGTCCACGCGACGGAGGACGCGCCGGGCTCCTGGGTGCGCATCCGCGGCCAGGCGCGGCCCACGGGCAAGGCGCGCAAGGTGGCGGTCGCCGCGACGCGGGTGGGGGCGCCGTAG
- a CDS encoding secondary thiamine-phosphate synthase enzyme YjbQ, translating into MFHAKELTVASRGRGFTDITADVQRAVAESGARQGLCTVFLHHTSASLLLCENADPDVRGDLESFFSRLVKDGDPLFVHDAEGPDDMPAHVRTVLTQNALNIPVKDGRADLGTWQGVYVWEHRTSPHRRRVTVSVVS; encoded by the coding sequence ATGTTCCACGCGAAGGAGCTCACGGTGGCCAGCCGGGGCCGCGGCTTCACCGACATCACCGCGGACGTCCAGCGGGCGGTGGCGGAGAGCGGCGCCCGGCAGGGGCTGTGCACCGTCTTCCTGCACCACACCAGCGCGTCCCTGCTCCTGTGTGAGAACGCGGACCCGGACGTGCGCGGGGACTTGGAGTCCTTCTTCTCGCGGCTGGTGAAGGACGGGGACCCGCTCTTCGTCCACGACGCGGAGGGGCCGGACGACATGCCCGCGCACGTGCGCACGGTGCTCACGCAGAACGCGCTGAACATCCCCGTGAAGGACGGCCGCGCGGACCTGGGGACGTGGCAGGGCGTCTACGTCTGGGAGCACCGGACCTCGCCGCACCGCCGCCGCGTCACCGTGTCCGTGGTGAGCTGA
- a CDS encoding alpha/beta hydrolase — protein MERALRHVATRLGELDCHIIDALPEGASPELAVVLSHGLGAPATDLVPVGPELMAFQPALADRVRFIFPGAPLEWGYGGRAWFPLPDAVMRGEQRDWEQFARDVPPGMPAARRALMSTVDALCAAMKLPYGRVVLGGFSQGGMVSTDVALRLDEPPAGLCILSGTLTSEPEWRAKAQARTGLPVFQAHGRQDPLLPLANAERLRDVFVSSGLTVDFHAYDMPHALVTEELEALAAFLAARLGGR, from the coding sequence ATGGAACGCGCCCTGCGCCACGTCGCCACCCGGCTGGGGGAGCTGGACTGCCACATCATCGACGCGCTCCCCGAGGGCGCGTCGCCCGAGCTGGCCGTGGTGCTCTCCCACGGCCTGGGCGCGCCCGCCACCGACCTGGTGCCGGTGGGGCCGGAGCTGATGGCCTTCCAGCCGGCCCTGGCCGACCGCGTGCGCTTCATCTTCCCCGGCGCGCCGCTGGAGTGGGGCTATGGCGGGCGCGCGTGGTTCCCCCTGCCTGACGCGGTGATGCGGGGGGAGCAGCGTGACTGGGAGCAGTTCGCGCGCGACGTGCCCCCGGGCATGCCCGCCGCGCGCAGGGCGCTGATGAGCACCGTGGACGCGCTCTGCGCCGCCATGAAGCTGCCCTATGGGCGCGTCGTGCTGGGGGGCTTCAGCCAGGGGGGCATGGTGTCCACGGACGTGGCGCTGCGCCTGGATGAGCCGCCCGCCGGGCTGTGCATCCTGTCCGGCACGCTGACCTCGGAGCCGGAGTGGCGCGCCAAGGCCCAGGCCCGCACGGGGCTGCCGGTGTTCCAGGCCCACGGGCGACAGGACCCGCTGCTGCCGCTGGCCAACGCGGAGCGGCTGCGGGACGTGTTCGTGTCCTCGGGCCTCACCGTGGACTTCCACGCCTACGACATGCCGCACGCGCTCGTCACCGAGGAGCTGGAGGCCCTGGCCGCCTTCCTCGCCGCGCGGCTGGGAGGGCGCTGA
- a CDS encoding peptidylprolyl isomerase, with product MRTQILTTVLLCLTLTACKDSDKKESMGGTPPPAAQAPAKPATPPAQPQAAPPAEAASGEWTQKVQAGQDLYATLETNQGAVTVRLFSKDAPKTVANFVGLATGEKAWTDPKTGQRVEGKPLYDGVIFHRVIPGFMIQGGDPTGTGRGDPGYRFEDEFQSGRTFNKPGLLAMANAGPGTNGSQFFITTSTPNYLNNRHTIFGEVVSGYDVVEKISNVPRDGRDRPQEPVVIQKIVMSDQAPAGAGK from the coding sequence ATGCGGACCCAAATCCTGACGACTGTACTCCTCTGCCTCACACTGACCGCCTGCAAGGACTCCGACAAGAAGGAGTCCATGGGAGGAACGCCCCCGCCCGCGGCGCAGGCCCCGGCGAAGCCCGCCACGCCGCCCGCGCAGCCCCAGGCGGCGCCCCCGGCAGAGGCCGCCTCCGGCGAGTGGACCCAGAAGGTCCAGGCCGGCCAGGACCTCTACGCCACGCTGGAGACGAACCAGGGCGCCGTCACCGTGCGGCTCTTCTCCAAGGACGCCCCCAAGACGGTGGCCAACTTCGTGGGCCTGGCCACGGGCGAGAAGGCCTGGACGGACCCGAAGACGGGCCAGCGCGTGGAGGGCAAGCCGCTGTACGACGGCGTCATCTTCCACCGGGTGATTCCGGGCTTCATGATTCAGGGCGGTGACCCCACGGGCACCGGCCGCGGCGACCCGGGCTACCGCTTCGAGGACGAGTTCCAGAGCGGCCGGACCTTCAACAAGCCGGGCCTGCTGGCCATGGCCAACGCCGGCCCCGGCACCAACGGCAGCCAGTTCTTCATCACCACGTCCACGCCGAACTACCTCAACAACCGCCACACCATCTTCGGTGAGGTGGTGTCGGGCTATGACGTGGTGGAGAAGATCTCCAACGTGCCGCGGGACGGGCGTGACAGGCCGCAGGAGCCGGTGGTCATCCAGAAGATTGTCATGAGCGACCAGGCCCCCGCCGGCGCCGGGAAGTGA
- a CDS encoding trigger factor — MTTHDDSQGGRKNARSLAELHALGIMKKMPAALQLDSTEPVELPKVEAPSLEGLSVAQLAPAPLTEEELVERFDALRREHADVRERQPGEEVALEDDVLLDVLGFANNRLMPFSARENWWARVAADPVLPGFFEALVGAKVGQSFGIELTLPDTYPVEALRGQQARFLLEVKAAKALKLLEDDAPELLARLGAGSITDVMRRLGDELAQERNAEVDRLTRERVMDVLVERTPVELPSSLVDEELRRRWAEAERPILQRKDFQPDELQEALEGWLNDPLTRADAVYRLTLGLALRAIAERDGIQPDRTATEAMLADLADFTGVSREALGVAVKEDAALARRLYEMALRFSTIDHVMKKVTLTPPAA, encoded by the coding sequence ATGACGACCCACGATGATTCGCAGGGCGGTCGCAAGAATGCCCGTTCGCTGGCCGAGCTTCACGCGCTTGGCATCATGAAGAAGATGCCGGCGGCGCTGCAGCTCGACAGCACCGAGCCCGTGGAGCTTCCGAAGGTGGAGGCGCCGTCGCTGGAGGGGTTGTCGGTGGCGCAGCTCGCCCCCGCCCCGCTGACGGAGGAGGAGCTCGTCGAGCGCTTCGACGCGCTCCGCCGCGAGCACGCCGATGTCCGCGAGCGTCAGCCGGGCGAAGAGGTGGCGCTCGAGGACGACGTGCTGCTGGACGTGCTCGGCTTCGCCAACAACCGGCTGATGCCCTTCTCCGCGCGGGAGAACTGGTGGGCGCGCGTGGCGGCGGACCCGGTGCTCCCCGGCTTCTTCGAGGCGCTGGTGGGCGCGAAGGTGGGCCAGTCGTTCGGCATCGAGCTGACGCTGCCGGACACCTATCCCGTGGAGGCGCTGCGCGGGCAGCAGGCCCGCTTCCTCCTGGAGGTGAAGGCGGCGAAGGCGCTGAAGCTGCTGGAGGATGACGCCCCGGAGCTGCTGGCCCGGCTGGGTGCGGGCTCCATCACCGACGTCATGCGCAGGCTGGGGGATGAGCTGGCCCAGGAGCGCAACGCCGAGGTGGACCGCCTCACCCGGGAGCGCGTCATGGACGTGCTGGTGGAGCGCACGCCGGTGGAGCTGCCCTCGTCGCTGGTGGACGAGGAGCTGCGCCGCCGCTGGGCGGAGGCCGAGCGGCCCATCCTCCAGCGCAAGGACTTCCAGCCGGACGAGCTGCAGGAGGCGCTGGAGGGCTGGCTGAACGACCCGCTCACCCGCGCGGACGCGGTGTACCGGCTGACGCTGGGCCTGGCCCTGCGCGCCATCGCGGAGCGGGACGGCATCCAGCCGGACCGGACCGCCACGGAGGCCATGCTGGCGGACCTGGCGGACTTCACGGGCGTCAGCCGGGAGGCGCTGGGCGTGGCCGTGAAGGAGGACGCCGCGCTGGCCCGCCGCCTGTACGAGATGGCGCTGCGCTTCTCCACCATCGACCATGTGATGAAGAAGGTGACGCTCACGCCGCCCGCGGCGTGA
- a CDS encoding lipase — MEPPRPQSTAPAPGAIHRLTRTLRGLPPAERWWGPGCAGMAGWLKHAASSLPEEDLTPRFRALLARVRQGLPVLPEEAKRHQYVLVRGMLGDELPGYLLDNVQRLERRGLDVREAAVDTEGLLADNVAVLREVLRDAEYFGRTVVMVGHSKGGVECTATLARYPELRHVVRAVVTLQAPYGGSSIAHDLATTPQLRRLIDFAFPLLFHGVSRSVEELSYPQRRAFIARYPYPADIPTVSLATSRLSRVSTLYPLQRYLRERYGYLADGMVTAVDAEVPGARVVRLDDMDHAEAALRGLPGLVRYHPGDVTEVMVALALETR; from the coding sequence TTGGAACCTCCCCGTCCGCAGTCCACGGCACCGGCGCCCGGCGCCATCCACCGGCTCACCCGCACCCTGCGTGGCCTGCCGCCCGCCGAGCGCTGGTGGGGTCCCGGCTGCGCGGGCATGGCCGGCTGGTTGAAACACGCGGCCTCGTCCCTCCCCGAAGAGGACCTCACCCCGCGCTTCCGCGCGCTGCTCGCGCGCGTGCGGCAGGGTCTGCCCGTGCTGCCGGAGGAGGCGAAGCGCCACCAGTACGTGCTGGTGCGCGGCATGCTGGGCGACGAGCTGCCCGGCTACCTGCTGGACAACGTGCAGCGGCTGGAGCGCCGGGGCCTGGACGTGCGCGAGGCCGCGGTGGACACCGAGGGGCTGCTCGCGGACAACGTGGCGGTGCTGCGCGAGGTGCTGCGCGACGCGGAGTACTTCGGCCGCACCGTGGTGATGGTGGGCCACAGCAAGGGCGGCGTGGAGTGCACGGCCACGCTGGCGCGCTACCCGGAGCTGCGCCACGTGGTGCGCGCGGTGGTGACGCTGCAGGCGCCGTATGGCGGGTCATCCATCGCGCACGACCTGGCCACCACGCCCCAGCTCCGGCGGCTCATCGACTTCGCCTTCCCGCTGCTGTTCCACGGCGTGTCCCGCTCCGTGGAGGAGCTGTCCTATCCCCAGCGGCGGGCCTTCATCGCGCGGTACCCCTACCCCGCGGACATCCCCACCGTGTCGCTGGCCACCTCGCGCCTGTCGCGCGTCTCCACGCTGTATCCGCTGCAGCGCTACCTGCGCGAGCGCTACGGCTACCTCGCGGACGGCATGGTGACGGCGGTGGACGCGGAGGTGCCCGGCGCGCGCGTGGTGCGGCTGGACGACATGGACCACGCGGAGGCCGCGCTGCGCGGCCTGCCGGGCCTGGTCCGCTATCACCCCGGTGACGTCACCGAGGTGATGGTGGCGCTGGCGCTGGAGACGCGCTGA
- the speD gene encoding S-adenosylmethionine decarboxylase, protein MPGSLKDAAALAALFEALIVVLDLKVVGQPQWHVFPEPGGITGLTLLAESHLGIHTFPEHGFAALNVYCCRERQRPDFEALLARHLGATSCVVRELKRGVTA, encoded by the coding sequence TTGCCTGGCAGCCTCAAGGACGCGGCGGCGCTGGCGGCGCTCTTCGAGGCGCTCATCGTCGTGCTGGACCTGAAGGTCGTGGGCCAGCCGCAGTGGCACGTGTTCCCGGAGCCTGGCGGCATCACCGGCCTGACGCTGCTGGCCGAGAGCCACCTGGGCATCCACACGTTTCCGGAGCACGGGTTCGCCGCGCTCAACGTGTACTGCTGCCGTGAGCGCCAGCGCCCGGACTTCGAGGCGCTGCTGGCGCGTCACCTGGGCGCGACGTCGTGCGTGGTGCGTGAGCTGAAGCGGGGGGTGACGGCGTGA
- a CDS encoding DUF4178 domain-containing protein, which produces MVEFTAGSAQVVVCAYCQTVVARKGLDFESHGKIGGIVPTDSPLQLRAEGRYQKVAYTIVGHLQKDHGAGPWDEWYVEFADGRTGWLSESEGVFHLMFDMGVEEGVALEDLHPGERLHLRERAWIIEERGHGRVVAAEGQLPSDVDPTQDAWYVDATGPKGAFLTLDFGTRGHSPEAFIGEALKLEQLGIPAGQLRPRVRKVALQQARCTQCNGNLELRAPDKSLRVACPYCGALLSVEKGGLSFLRLLEKPERPPTIPLGTKGKLDGAEWICIGYLERSCTVYGVRYPWEEYLLYNASRGFTWLMDSNGHWVFLKPVPAGEVSVAPGVAAFHEHRRYKCYQQVTAVTEKVLGEFYWKVHAGEWAHATEYVAPPYSVNVDATDDEVSYTLGEYLEPDVVKEAFGLKEPMPPREGIAPSQPNPNKAGLRSAFIWTGIWVLALFVLAGVLSATARNQVVLEQPVVVPPGTAPGTPAAMHFSEPFELPERGNMKVEVQAALDNDWLGIQGDLVNQDTSDVVSFYEELSYFRGRDIDGNWSEGSTSGSAYLSPLPAGRYVLRTTAAFDVKPNRKMPMTYNVKLTHDAPDSGWFCFALVLLALGPVVAMYRSHSFETRRWADSNVGE; this is translated from the coding sequence ATGGTGGAGTTCACCGCCGGTTCGGCGCAGGTGGTGGTGTGCGCCTACTGCCAGACGGTGGTGGCTCGCAAGGGGCTGGACTTCGAGTCCCACGGGAAGATTGGCGGCATCGTCCCCACCGACTCCCCGCTGCAACTGAGGGCGGAGGGGCGCTACCAGAAGGTGGCGTACACCATCGTCGGTCACCTGCAGAAGGACCATGGCGCGGGGCCGTGGGACGAGTGGTACGTGGAGTTCGCGGACGGCCGCACCGGCTGGCTCAGCGAGTCCGAGGGCGTCTTCCACCTGATGTTCGACATGGGCGTGGAAGAGGGCGTGGCGCTGGAGGACCTGCACCCCGGTGAGCGGCTGCACCTGCGCGAGCGCGCGTGGATCATCGAGGAGCGGGGGCACGGCCGCGTGGTGGCCGCCGAGGGCCAGCTCCCCAGCGACGTGGACCCCACGCAAGACGCCTGGTACGTGGACGCCACGGGCCCCAAGGGCGCCTTCCTCACGCTCGACTTCGGCACGCGCGGGCACTCCCCCGAGGCCTTCATCGGCGAGGCGCTGAAGCTGGAGCAGCTCGGCATCCCCGCCGGGCAGCTCCGCCCTCGCGTGCGCAAGGTGGCGCTGCAGCAGGCGCGCTGCACGCAGTGCAACGGCAACCTGGAGCTGCGCGCGCCGGACAAGTCGCTGCGCGTGGCGTGCCCCTACTGCGGCGCGCTGCTGAGCGTGGAGAAGGGAGGCCTGTCCTTCCTGCGCCTGCTGGAGAAGCCGGAGCGCCCGCCCACCATCCCCCTGGGCACCAAGGGCAAGCTGGATGGCGCGGAGTGGATCTGCATCGGCTACCTGGAGCGCTCCTGCACCGTGTATGGCGTGCGCTACCCGTGGGAGGAGTACCTCCTCTACAACGCGTCACGCGGCTTCACCTGGCTGATGGACTCCAACGGGCACTGGGTGTTCCTGAAGCCGGTGCCCGCCGGTGAGGTGTCGGTGGCGCCTGGCGTCGCCGCCTTCCACGAGCACCGCCGCTACAAGTGCTACCAGCAGGTCACCGCCGTCACGGAAAAGGTCCTGGGGGAGTTCTACTGGAAGGTGCACGCGGGCGAGTGGGCCCACGCGACGGAGTACGTCGCCCCGCCGTACTCGGTGAACGTGGACGCCACCGACGACGAGGTGTCGTACACGCTGGGGGAGTACCTGGAGCCCGACGTGGTGAAGGAGGCCTTCGGCTTGAAGGAGCCGATGCCTCCGCGCGAGGGCATCGCCCCCAGCCAGCCCAACCCGAACAAGGCCGGCCTGCGCTCCGCCTTCATCTGGACGGGCATCTGGGTTCTGGCGTTGTTCGTGCTGGCCGGCGTGCTGTCCGCGACCGCCAGGAATCAGGTGGTCCTGGAGCAGCCCGTGGTGGTGCCGCCGGGGACCGCGCCGGGTACGCCCGCGGCCATGCACTTCAGCGAGCCCTTCGAGCTGCCCGAGCGCGGCAACATGAAGGTGGAGGTCCAGGCCGCGCTCGACAACGACTGGCTGGGCATCCAGGGCGACCTGGTGAACCAGGACACGAGCGACGTGGTGAGCTTCTACGAGGAGCTGAGCTACTTCCGCGGCCGTGACATCGACGGGAACTGGAGCGAGGGCAGCACCTCCGGCAGCGCCTACCTGTCGCCGTTGCCCGCGGGCAGGTACGTGCTGCGGACGACGGCGGCCTTCGACGTGAAGCCGAACCGGAAGATGCCCATGACGTACAACGTGAAGCTCACCCACGACGCGCCCGACTCGGGCTGGTTCTGCTTCGCGCTGGTGCTGCTGGCGCTGGGGCCCGTGGTGGCCATGTACCGCTCGCACAGCTTCGAGACGCGGCGCTGGGCGGACAGCAACGTGGGGGAGTGA
- a CDS encoding DUF350 domain-containing protein, whose product MLLLGVVVSVQGVLASIIYSLIGLAVFVAGFYVIRLIMPFDVHKELEADQNTAVGIVIGSFIIGLAIIVAAAISG is encoded by the coding sequence ATGTTGTTACTTGGCGTGGTGGTCAGCGTTCAGGGTGTGCTGGCGAGCATCATCTACTCGCTCATCGGTCTGGCGGTGTTCGTGGCGGGCTTCTACGTCATCCGCCTCATCATGCCGTTCGACGTGCACAAGGAGCTGGAGGCCGACCAGAACACGGCGGTGGGCATCGTCATCGGCTCCTTCATCATCGGTCTGGCCATCATCGTGGCCGCGGCCATCAGCGGATGA